The genomic window TCAGTGATGCTACAGGGAAAGTTCCAGCTGCATGTTGCAGAGTAAAGGTACATTGCTGCTGGGCAAGCAAAACAtgaggcagagaaaaagcagataCTGCCAGAAGCAAACTGGGAATTTTAGTATGAAAATGAACAGAagtaaggagaaaaatgagagatCACAGAACAAAAGGGGGACATGAACAAAGGAACATGGAACTGAACAGCTCCTTTACAGTGCCTTTTCCCAAAGAGAGAGAAGCAGGGATGGCTCCTGGGTTCAGTTCTACATGATGAATGAACGTCATGTTCAAACAGCTTCTGTACAGGGAGGAAACTAAATGTTGCAGTGGCAGGTGGAGAAAACTTGCACTGAAAAGATTCAATGCTGTTCCCtagcagcatccccagggctggctaTAAGAGTAGTTCATTATTGCCAGAAAAATGCAACATTATGCATTTTGAAGGTAACTTTTAATTAGGGCTTTAAGGGACTGCAATCAACcatttttcaaactgaaaaattagtAGGAAATGAGGATTTTAAGTAATCTGATCAAAAGACTTTGCTTCTTGTTTTAACTTTACTCGTCTGATCTCAAGTAGCGGTCTTGTGACCACCATTTCTAActtaaagaagagaaacagcaaTCAGAGAGAAGACAGTACTTCCCAAGGTGTTTAAACCATCTGTGACTCTAGACCTTAACTGGAAATGCTATGGAGGTAATAGGGGTTTTCAGGCTACAAAACACAGAAGTGTGGCACACTGCCTTTTGGTGGGCCGATATCTAAAAACCACAAAGCTACATCAAGCATTTTCAAGTACTTATTCTTAAAAGAAGCCAAATAGTGGAGAGTATACCACTTCTTTGCCCTGCCATGAGTCCCTCTGTGCCACTGCTTTGCCTTTTGCAGTTTAAAGATGCCTAGATATAATTTCCATAGTTGAATAGTTTTAACAGTGATTTCTATTAGTGATGGGCACCTTTTCTTGTAGGCACAGGCTACGATCACATTTTGCCTCCAGTATGTCTGTGTTGCTCTTGCACTGGGGACTCCAGCACTGGACACAGGTCTCTagatgtggcctcaccactGCTGAATAAAGGCAAAAGCAAACCCATAGAGTCCTAGACACTGAACTACTCTATTACCATTCAATCAATTCTTTCACTTGCAAACCTGAAATGCTGTTTAAGTGAAAATTAACTAGTGAGTAAAGCAGCAAACTTGTTTGCTATTTGTTTACCTTGGCCAGTctttcactgttttgtttttttttttttaatctaaaaacaGGACCTCAGGTTCCTTAGTTTTTCCATGGATGCTACTGCAACTAAGTATGTAAtaatgatgtttaaaaaaagggtGTGCACAGTAATTTCCAGAAGGACAttctcctttgtttcctttttatggGCACAAACGGCAAATGATTTACTCCTGGAGGACTTGTGGCCTATCTGTCTTCAGCTCTGTAACTCGTGCTGCAGTAAACAAGATCCTTTTTTCTTGAGGTGGGTTTCACCTACAGCATAACTGCAGCAGTCTAGACACATTTACGGGGCAAGGGCCCAAAAACAGGACAAAGCACAAAAGGTAAGGAAGGGGACTAATACATGTGAACATGAAGTAATGTCAATTAATACGTTAATTTATTTTCGTTCTGTCACAGGTTGTGACTTGGCCCCCAGAGCAGACTGTATCCTCAGAATCTGCTCCCACCAGAGCTGCTTTGGCAGGCATCTCTCAGCTCTGTTCTCCTCCTGGGTTCAGAGGAAAACCATAACCACCTGTCAGGGAGGCTCAGGCAGGGACCCACAGCAGCCTCCTGAGTGCAGAAGCCTGCTAGTGCACATGTGGCAGGtgcagcaaaggcagcacagtTCTCGGCTGTGGTTTAGTGCAACGCACTGTTGCTCTGCTCCTCAAAGGTCATTTTGCCCAGCAGCTGGCTCTCCAGCTCCACATTGCTTACTGGCAGCTGAAAGAAATTCATCTCAGCTGCCAAAgcagccatggcagaggggtCCTGGCCAAACTGTGCCCGGAGCATCATATCCATTTTCTCCAGGCGCCGCTTGAGCCTCTTGGCCTCACGCTCCCGGATGAGCCGGGCTTGTCGCTTCTCAGGGGTCTCGTTGGCACGTTTCAGGCGCATGGCTTCCCGGTCCCTCTGCAGCCGCCGTGCCCGCTGCTCATCTGTCTCCTGCATGCGCTGCAGCCGCTTGGCTTCCCGGTCCCGCATGCGCCTCACTTCCCGCTCCTCGGGTGTCTCATTGTCCCGCCGGCTCTTCTTGGCTGTGCGCTCCCGCTCCAGGCGCTGCAGCCGCACTTCCAGGGGCTCGTTCTGGCGCCGCAGGGCCCACTTGCGCATGCCGGGGGTTTGCGCCTCGAGTAGCTTACGGTATGCGGCGCAGTTGTTGCACACCAGGAGGATGCCCGCAGGATACACAGGGGTGCAAAAGGCAACATCCTTACCCTCGGTGCTGGAGGGGCCCTGGCTCTGTGGTGCTGGCAGCCGATCTGCACTGAGcacttctggcagcttctcactgCAAAGCAGGATGAATGGAGTCAGAGGCTTGGTGCTGTGGGCAGAGTCCTCATCTCTGAGTGCCCATGGGCTGCTGTGAACAATGTTCCCACTACAGCCCGTGGCAGAGGCCTCTGCTAAATCATTTGCCCACAGATATGTCTAAGTGTCTAAAATAAAGCACTATCCTAGCCAGGGTAAGGAAGTGGATTAGCCCAGAGCAATATCTGGGTTGGAAGAGTACAAGAGTGGGAACAAACCAGCAAACTGCTTCTCCCCTTTATCTCTGAATTTCTCCTTTTAGCCCCATTCCGCTAGTCAGTGGATAATCACCCACTAAGCGGGacacaaagaaagaatttgGTCTCTGCCTGTAGTCCTGCTCTGGACATGACAAACACATCTGGATAGTGCAGCCTTACTCCAGTGAATTGCTGGGCAAGGAAAGGGGTGGATTGTTCTCCAGTGACTTGAGCCCACAGTGCATTCTGCACTTCTCTAGCCCTGCACAGTGTTAAGAACGACCCTTTTACCAGCACAACCTGCGGACATCTTGGCAGGGGATGCAGAACTGCAGACAGGAAGGGATCAAGAGAATGTCACTCACTGGGGGTGTTTAGCACTGTCCTACAGGCCTCAGTGGGTCCAGAGCCACAACTTCTGAGTCATTCAAGGCAACCCACCTAATCTTTAATGTGCTGCCCTGGCCCACCCACTGGCCAGGGTGACCCTGACCTGTTGAAGGTGGCGTGGCTGGTGAAGCGTGCTCCACAAACTGCACAGTTGGACAGCTGGTCCTCTGAGTGGATCAGGAGATGTCTTCCAAGGGATCCTGGGGAGCTGAGGGCTCTGccacacacaggacacaggtAGCTCTTGGCACTCACCACCGCTCCAGTGTGCTGCAAAACAACCATTCGGGTGGTAGTTACACATTGCCTAGCTCCCTGCCCAGTCCAAGGCATGCTAAAACCATTCTGTTCAGCCTCTTGGAATGGGAATCCTTTACCACTAAACTTCTGTCTGCTAGATTTTAGACCAACCTCAAGACAATTAATTTGGTATGTCACAGGTCAGACAAGGAGAAAACCCCTGTACAGCTCAACTCCAgtgcaggagaaaaaattaaggCCTAAACACTTGGATTGTAAGACCtgacttttgttttcagaaatgcatttgaGGAGCTGCTTGCTGGTGCAGGACAAAGCATGACTCAATTAACAGCAAGGCAAGATGCTGGTGAGGAAGCACTTGAAAGGAGACAGCTGGAACAGGTAAGCGGCCAATTCAGTTCTGCTTCATTCCTTCTGCTACAGACTTTGATGTGCTATGAAGAAAGCACTGACAACAAAATCTAAGACTTCACCACAGATTTCTTGCAACACTGGAATTACTTTGAGGAAGAATAGCTATTCTCATGGGTAATTACAGGAACTGTAATGaggtataaaataaattattaagagGAAGGTTTCTTATCTCACTGAATGATATAAAAATTGCTTCCGTGTTTAGTTTGATGGAACTGTCTGGTTTTAGCCTGAAATACTTGCAGAAACTGGCTTGGCATAGAGTTATGTTTTCCAGATCAATAGATCAGGGCCTTGCTAATTCTTTCCCCTGGATGCCCTCTGGACACATAGTTTACAGCTGTAAACTTCAGTCACATCCTAGCTAGAAACTCAGTTCTGTGGTTGCCAGGACCAGAACAAACTTATCCTGGGCTTTGAGTTGTTTCTAGATTTGAGGCTTCAGGTCAGAGACACTCCACAGTTTGGAACTATCCCTACCTGGTACACGTGTGCAATGAGTTGATCTCTGCTTCCACACTCCAGCTGGCAGAGGGGGCATTGTGACAGTCCCAGCATGGGCTCAGTGTTCAAACTCCCAGGCACCTAGGGGTAGGAACAGCCACTTATGTGTAAGGTACACAGACCCCCCACAGGCACActgcccttcctcagctcctcccAACACTGCCGACAGATCCAGTGCTGTGTGCTCAGACCTGCCAGGCTGGCTTGCGTGCTTGACACCTGAAAGAAACCTCCTTCATGTAGCCTCTGGGCAAAACTCTTGCATCTCatggagaggaggcagaggcCTGACAGCCTCACTTGCCTCCAGGTTCTTGCCAGCACAGGGACTCTAGAAGGCAGGGCCTGTTCTGTGGCAAAGGGAAGCCAATTGGAGAATGGCACCAGAACCAAGGGAAGCAGGGACACATTGCAAACATCTTGGCCAGTTTGTGCCTGCTGTCTCCTGTTCCAGGCATTCAGAAAGCTCTCCAtaccttttcctcctttcagaaGACATTGTTTGGAGGAggtgggagagagagaaagataaagaaacGTGATGGGGATAGGAAGTATTTAGACAGTACCCTTCTCTCTCCCTGGAGGCTACAGTGAGTGGAGAGCCAGTACAGACTTGCCTCATTTTCTCTCATCAATGGGGTTCCACCCACAGGTCGTTCTGAATTTTCTAATTCCTTCTTCACTTTCACCACTGAGCCATCTTCCTCAGATGTATGGGAAGAAACTTCATCCTGAGTGGTTTCCTCATCATCGCTGCCACCTGAAATGTGCAAAACAGTTATACCAAGTGTCAGGACCCTGAGGGCACTCATAGGCCTTAACTGTCCTGACCAGCATTACAAGGGGTCTCTACCCACCTCCTGCAACTAGGGGTTCCATTTAAACTCAGTCTAGGGCACTTGAGTCCCTGGGCATGGCCTCTTACACTGCCTTGCTTGACAACTGCCAGACCTTcagccaagagctgctgctgttcctacCCTGCTCTGGCGATATGGGACTGGGTCCCATGGCATTGCCcagtctgtgctgtgctggtcCGGTTATTAGGACAAATCTGCACTGGAGCAAAGGGCTAACCTGGAGGACAGCTGGGCAAGAGAGTGCTCAGAGGAGCCACACACACTGTATAGCCCTCAGACTCACCCCTTTCTAGAGTCTCCCCAGTCTACTACCTTGGTGGTACTGCAAGGGGCAGaactcactgctgctggagTCAGGGTCTTGCAGTGGACGAATTGTTGGCCTTTGGTCCCCAAGAGTTGcaggaaagctgtttttcatCATGGCTTGACGGGcttgctcctccagccctgcaaaGACTTGCTCCCCTAGCAGCCACAAAGACAAAGAGTCAGACTGGTGCTGTTCCAATGCTTCCACCACCAAGACTTGCCAAAAATACAACAGGCACGGGGCTGCTCACCTGCACTGTGCAGAACCTCTGGAGTCATCTCTTGGAAAGCACTTAGGTCACTTCTCTGCTTGCCTACCCTGCCACACCAGCCTCTGGCACCTGCTGATGTGAGTCCAGTGCCTGGATGTAGAAGAGTCTCACTAGTGGCAATGTGCAGCACTGGGCTCCATATACTATGTATATGCTGCTTCAGCCACAAAATACCTCTGACCCCCTGTATCTGCCATAAATAGCCAGGTGGCTCTTGCTGCTACCAAGCTATCCACCAATATCCTACGGCACAATTGTAGGGTGGGGGGAAGCCCCTGGGGACTGTGACAGTATCCCAGATCAGGGATAATACTATATAGCTATATAGTATTATAAGAGCTATATAGCTCTTCTGAAttatcaatttatttatttattcctgcTATAGCAGGCATTTTGCACAAAAATAACACCTCCCTAAGTGCCTGGTACCTCACCTGCCCTTCACAGTGATATGAAAACTAGGGGTTGTCCTTGGCATGTTCTGTCACCTTCTTCTGTCCCAGGAGGGATGAGGACAAGCTGTCTTTACAGAAGGTATCTATGCTTGGAGCTGTGTTCTCCTGTGTATATGATGGATAGAAAACTACCTTGCCTTGTTCAGGAATGGCTCTCACTAAAATAAATCTCATTGGCACTTCATGTATTCAAAATAGAAACCTAAGGGAATGAACCCAGAAAGCTAAGTCGGCGTGTTTAGAAcaaaacaatttgttttgttgaaaGCAGCAAGCTCAGCTCAATAAGAGATGGCACATACCTTTAAAAAAAGTAGTTACTTGTGCTCTGAATAAAAACTTCTTACAGCAATACCTGCTCCAAGAAGTTTTGGTTCCAGAGAGTAACAATAAAAggcaataattaattttcatattaaagcaaacaaattacACTGTTCCAGGTGTAGTCATGATTTACCTTTTCCAGTGGATGAGCTGGGAGGCTTGGGAAAGATGCTGTGGTTCCCAGCAGGCTGGCTTTTGGGTTGCATTTATCAACTGATTCGTAAGCACTCAAGAACCATTCAAAGCATGAATGTGAAAATGCCAAGGAAAATGCAGTGCGTTTTTtacacaaaatcaaaacatagCTTTCAGAAGACTATGTTATGTTACCTTTTAGTACAGGGCCACAGCAGCCACCAGTATAAGCAGGAAATTGAACTCCTGAGAGAGAGCACCAGTCCTGTTACAAGGACAGGTACATTCCCGTCTGCTGAACTGTTCCAGCCAGTGTTGCTCCACTCACACTGCCTTCCTTGGGGCTCACCTTGCAATTTTGGCATGGTTTTAAAAAGCTATCATTTATGGAAGATTTCAAAGACCCTCAGAAGTTTCACTGAGACTGTGGGAGAAGAGTTTTAGTTCCCAATGTCCCCATGTAGGTTTCCAAAAGCATTTGAAGGCTTTTATCattctgtttcagaaatgtgAGAAAGGGTGCTGTAGAGATTTGAGAACACAATCCATGTGCCTGAGGAGAGGGGCTGAGGAGCACCAAGTCTATTTCTCATTGAAAGCAGCAGGGACCATCATGACTGCTGTGACACTCCATCAGAAGCCATTCCAGCAATGAATGGTTTTCATGACCTGGAATGCTTTTATGTGTGGACCACAGCCTCACATTGGTGGGACAACTGTACAAGCACCACAGAATTCCAGTGCCTCTCCAAGAAGCAGAAACCCACAAACCACCAGGGTAGAAGTCCACAGACCAAAAAAAGCATtgcaagagaaagagaaagcatGGTGAAATGAGGAAACCCGCAGAACATAGGACAGATGTAAAACTACCATGGGAGATGTCCTGCTACCTTTGACAGAGTTCCAAAACAGTTCCTGAATTCCACTGAGGCTGCTCATGGAAGCAAttacatgtttgttttcttccctcttttccctttcagacaGATTACACTCCCACTGAGCATCAGCCTGGAGTCCAAAAGCAGGGCAGGTCCCTGCTCAGCTATGCAAACCACGCAGACAGTCTGCAGGACTTAAGAGCTGGAATCTTTATCTGAGGCGACAGAAGGAACTCCTCACACAAGGAACACTGGCATCAGTCACAGTAACTGGGAGAAATTGTGTATGCCTTTAGCCTTTGTAGAACACCCCCACAGCCCACAGAGCATTGACTCAGCACAGTGCAGAGAACAACCAGCTTACAGCCAGCAGTGCAAGCTGTTAACCAAACCCATGCTGTTAGCAGGCGATGTCCTGTGCATCCTCCCCAGCATCTAAAAACATCACGGCACTGGGAAAggcaaacatggaaaaacactGTCTTCCACTTGTACAAAATTTCTTATGTGTTATAGTAGTGTACAAAAGAACTTAGGAAAGTGTCCTGTTCATCTACAGACTAAGTCTTACTTCAATGAAGTTTTACAGCTTTAATGTTTGATAGGTCCAGGGCTATACTTTTGATGTTTCTGCACACACATGCTCACAAACAGACACACCCCCACCTCCACCCCACTTTGGGTACACTTCCATTCATTTGGAAGGGAAGTTAAGACAAGGCAACAGCTTTAGGATCACTGCCGTAAGTAAAGAATGTTATGCTCAATAGTGAATTCACAGACTCTTCTCCAGAAGTTTctttattaaatacaaaaaggGCTGCAGGCTGACCACAACACCAAAACAAGTCACTGTAGTTGTTTACAAACAGCTAGAGATGTAGGACAAGAGATCACACAAATGCCTCTGCTTTGTATTCCATTCTCCTCTCCAAACTGCTGTGAATGAGTGGGATGCCAAGTGAGCAGTGGTGGAAGTAGGGGACAGCCCTGTGGTACTGTGTAACATGGACAGGCATGATTGCTAGGGTCTGCTGGGGTATCAGCAGACCTTGAGCCCTTCCCTTCTTGAACTGTGTAAATGCACGATAACTGTCAGGtgttctggaaaataaacacagaaacaaacaactcccaccccaaaatccacaaaacaaaattcaaaggGACTACATCattctcctgccttccttcctaAACAGAAAGGTCTCTCATAGGTAAGTCATTTTATTCCCTCCTTGTACATCAATTAAAAGTCCCTGTTCATGTAGGTCTTCTCTGTGTTCCTGGACCTGAAATTTGCAAGTCTTTCCACCACTGTGGATCTATTCCACCTGCCCCATGGCTATTCTGGGTTGTCCACACTGCTGTAGTGgttactgaaatgaaaaacaacacaATTGAAAGGGTTAACAATGGCAGTCCATGGAGCCCTTCAGAACCAAGGGATTTGATGCAAGTAACATTTCTGCTCGGCTGTGAATGCTGGAAACTATTTCTCGCAAGATACTTTCCCTTCAAAATGGGAATATTATAGACAGGAGAATCCAAGGAACACCAAAGAGCACAGAACATGTATGTtagagagaaagggaaggaaacagagcATTAATGGGACATCAGAACCATGATAAATAGAGCTTGGAAGCAGAAATTAATCTGACTAACAAAAGCTCTTCTCCAGAGTTCTAAAATAAGCATCAGTTGCAGAGGGCACAAGCAatagaaagcaaagcagcttgtggacagcagggaaagagaagtGCATGCTAGTACCTGCAACAAATTTTGGCAAGCACAAAGACAGAAAGTGGTCAGTGACTGATGGGGTGACAGCGCAATGAATGCAAGAACAGATGAATTGCTTAGagtttttatacttttatactGCATActctgggagaaaaataaagaccaAATAGAATCAATTAAGGTATCTCCACACAAACAATctaactgcattttatttttcaacaagTATATTCCACTACTACTGCTCTGCTTGTTAGCACTTTGTCAAGAGTGTTTTTCATGCACCAcatggcaaaataaaattatattcttcaGAGCCATTTATGTGCTGCAGGtgaaagaagacaaaactgCGGGACTGGCCATCATGCACGGAAAGACTTTTGTGATAAATTTTACCACAGTTTTTACCATTGTTTCagtattattttgaatttccttctatttaaaactgttttgaatTTAATCTCCTAGCTGGTTGCTCTG from Parus major isolate Abel chromosome 11, Parus_major1.1, whole genome shotgun sequence includes these protein-coding regions:
- the ZNF821 gene encoding zinc finger protein 821 isoform X4, with protein sequence MSRRKQTTPNKVHWEQVFAGLEEQARQAMMKNSFPATLGDQRPTIRPLQDPDSSSSGSDDEETTQDEVSSHTSEEDGSVVKVKKELENSERPVGGTPLMRENEVPGSLNTEPMLGLSQCPLCQLECGSRDQLIAHVYQHTGAVVSAKSYLCPVCGRALSSPGSLGRHLLIHSEDQLSNCAVCGARFTSHATFNSEKLPEVLSADRLPAPQSQGPSSTEGKDVAFCTPVYPAGILLVCNNCAAYRKLLEAQTPGMRKWALRRQNEPLEVRLQRLERERTAKKSRRDNETPEEREVRRMRDREAKRLQRMQETDEQRARRLQRDREAMRLKRANETPEKRQARLIREREAKRLKRRLEKMDMMLRAQFGQDPSAMAALAAEMNFFQLPVSNVELESQLLGKMTFEEQSNSALH
- the ZNF821 gene encoding zinc finger protein 821 isoform X2, which encodes MSRRKQTTPNKVHCTGLTSAGARGWCGRVGKQRSDLSAFQEMTPEVLHSAGEQVFAGLEEQARQAMMKNSFPATLGDQRPTIRPLQDPDSSSSGSDDEETTQDEVSSHTSEEDGSVVKVKKELENSERPVGGTPLMRENEVPGSLNTEPMLGLSQCPLCQLECGSRDQLIAHVYQHTGAVVSAKSYLCPVCGRALSSPGSLGRHLLIHSEDQLSNCAVCGARFTSHATFNSEKLPEVLSADRLPAPQSQGPSSTEGKDVAFCTPVYPAGILLVCNNCAAYRKLLEAQTPGMRKWALRRQNEPLEVRLQRLERERTAKKSRRDNETPEEREVRRMRDREAKRLQRMQETDEQRARRLQRDREAMRLKRANETPEKRQARLIREREAKRLKRRLEKMDMMLRAQFGQDPSAMAALAAEMNFFQLPVSNVELESQLLGKMTFEEQSNSALH
- the ZNF821 gene encoding zinc finger protein 821 isoform X3, producing MSRRKQTTPNKVHWEQVFAGLEEQARQAMMKNSFPATLGDQRPTIRPLQDPDSSSSEFCPLQYHQGGSDDEETTQDEVSSHTSEEDGSVVKVKKELENSERPVGGTPLMRENEVPGSLNTEPMLGLSQCPLCQLECGSRDQLIAHVYQHTGAVVSAKSYLCPVCGRALSSPGSLGRHLLIHSEDQLSNCAVCGARFTSHATFNSEKLPEVLSADRLPAPQSQGPSSTEGKDVAFCTPVYPAGILLVCNNCAAYRKLLEAQTPGMRKWALRRQNEPLEVRLQRLERERTAKKSRRDNETPEEREVRRMRDREAKRLQRMQETDEQRARRLQRDREAMRLKRANETPEKRQARLIREREAKRLKRRLEKMDMMLRAQFGQDPSAMAALAAEMNFFQLPVSNVELESQLLGKMTFEEQSNSALH
- the ZNF821 gene encoding zinc finger protein 821 isoform X1 produces the protein MSRRKQTTPNKVHCTGLTSAGARGWCGRVGKQRSDLSAFQEMTPEVLHSAGEQVFAGLEEQARQAMMKNSFPATLGDQRPTIRPLQDPDSSSSEFCPLQYHQGGSDDEETTQDEVSSHTSEEDGSVVKVKKELENSERPVGGTPLMRENEVPGSLNTEPMLGLSQCPLCQLECGSRDQLIAHVYQHTGAVVSAKSYLCPVCGRALSSPGSLGRHLLIHSEDQLSNCAVCGARFTSHATFNSEKLPEVLSADRLPAPQSQGPSSTEGKDVAFCTPVYPAGILLVCNNCAAYRKLLEAQTPGMRKWALRRQNEPLEVRLQRLERERTAKKSRRDNETPEEREVRRMRDREAKRLQRMQETDEQRARRLQRDREAMRLKRANETPEKRQARLIREREAKRLKRRLEKMDMMLRAQFGQDPSAMAALAAEMNFFQLPVSNVELESQLLGKMTFEEQSNSALH